From the Arvicola amphibius chromosome 2, mArvAmp1.2, whole genome shotgun sequence genome, one window contains:
- the Gngt1 gene encoding guanine nucleotide-binding protein G(T) subunit gamma-T1, with amino-acid sequence MPVINIEDLTEKDKLKMEVDQLKKEVTLERMMVSKCCEEVRDYIEERSGEDPLVKGVPEDKNPFKELKGGCVIS; translated from the exons ATGCCGGTGATCAACATTGAGGACCTGACAGAAAAGGACAAATTGAAGATGGAAGTAGACCAGCTCAAGAAAGAAGTGACGCTGGAGAGAATGATG GTTTCCAAATGTTGTGAAGAAGTAAGGGATTATATTGAAGAAAGATCTGGAGAGGATCCTCTAGTGAAGGGGGTTCCAGAGGACAAAAATCCCTTCAAGGAGCTCAAAGGAGGATGTGTGATTTCATAG
- the Gng11 gene encoding guanine nucleotide-binding protein G(I)/G(S)/G(O) subunit gamma-11, with protein sequence MPALHIEDLPEKEKLKMEVEQLRKEVKLQRQQVSKCSEEIKNYIEERSGEDPLVKGIPEDKNPFKEKGSCVIS encoded by the exons ATGCCTGCCCTTCACATCGAGGATCTGCCAGAAAAGGAAAAGCTGAAGATGGAGGTTGAGCAACTTCGCAAAGAAGTGAAGTTGCAGAGACAACAG GTGTCTAAATGttctgaagaaataaagaactatattgaagaacGTTCTGGAGAGGATCCTCTAGTGAAGGGGATCCCAGAAGACAAGAATCCCTTCAAAGAAAAGGGCAGCTGTGTCATTTCCTAA